In Centroberyx gerrardi isolate f3 chromosome 11, fCenGer3.hap1.cur.20231027, whole genome shotgun sequence, the following are encoded in one genomic region:
- the LOC144541765 gene encoding uncharacterized protein LOC144541765, whose amino-acid sequence MDTRVNRRRHTEHFVKGGTGRPRIPRDPGPGVGPEEIDSAEQRLLEETYPDRTEEQARGQERFLGRFATSPAFLRTSRLGSYRFTFPLQELLEAYRTQLCSGSEPVLRVYETVLYKQEVMHSVVVHSHFYNQLFQDYPLLTDSPDAVCAYKDGHFIWRPEAMCGTHSFQLVRKPDQNQLLPVAETFWPQFYVWDNVAIAFHVAHGQKLTFDMNRLRECLNFCERGYPTISRRYTFESFEEAAEHAKDLWPNYESPLHNYSG is encoded by the exons ATGGACACACGTGTCAACAGGAGAAGACACACGGAGCACTTTGTTAAAG GAGGGACCGGAAGACCCAGAATACCCAGAGACCCTGGACCTGGTGTGGGACCTGAGGAGATAGACTCGGCTGAGCAGAGACTCCTTGAGGAAACCTACCCAGACCGGACAGAGGAGCAGGCCCGGGGACAGGAGAGGTTCCTGGGGAGGTTTGCCACCTCCCCTGCCTTCCTCAGGACCTCCAGGCTCGGATCGTACCGCTTTACCTTCcccctgcaggagctgctggaagCGTACCGCACGCAG CTTTGCAGCGGCTCAGAGCCGGTCCTCCGAGTGTATGAGACCGTCCTgtacaaacaggaagtgatgcactCTGTGGTGGTCCACAGCCACTTCTATAACCAGCTGTTCCAAGACTATCCTCTTCTGACTGACAGCCCTGATGCGGTCTGCGCCTACAAGGACGGACACTTCATCTGGAGACCTGAGGCCATGTGTGGGACACACAG ctttcaGTTGGTCCGGAAGCCAGATCAGAACCAGTTGCTTCCAGTAGCTGAAACCTTCTGGCCTCAATTCTACGTTTGGGACAATGTGGCTATAGCCTTCCATGTGGCACACGGTCAG AAGCTGACATTTGACATGAACCGACTGAGAGAGTGCCTAAACTTCTGCGAGCGGGGATACCCCACCATCTCACGCCGTTATACTTTTGAAAGTTTTGAGGAAGCCGCAGAGCATGCCAAAGACTTGTGGCCCAACTATGAGTCACCGCTCCACAACTACAGTGGTTGA